A window of Magallana gigas chromosome 8, xbMagGiga1.1, whole genome shotgun sequence genomic DNA:
AATAGAGGGGttagagaaaaagagagagaaagagagagactgTGTGTGGATGAGAGAGGAGGATGGGTGTTGGGAGTGAGGGGTGAGATAGATGGGTAATTGGGATAAGAGAGAAGGATGAAAATAAGTGGGATAGAGCGTTGAATGAGAGAAGAACGGGCTTTCGGGATGTGGGGAGGGAGGGGTAAGAGCGCGGGTGAGTGGGGCTAGAGAGTTGGATTagagagagaaatagagagCAGGATGAAAGTTCGAGATGAGAAAGGGGTGATTAAGTTACGAGAAAGTCGGTGAGAGAAGATGAGTTTGGGAAGAGATGGAGGTGAGAGCTGGGATGAAAAAGTGGTGAGAAAAGTGAGTGTGGGAGAGTAAGGTGAAAAAAGATTTAAGAGAAGAAAACGGGAGATGGGTGTTAAAAGAGAGTTAGTGAGAAAACGAAAGAAAATGCGGATATATAGTGTGTGAGATGAAAGTGGTAGAGAGGGGTGAAAAAATGGGGTAAGAAGGGGTTCTGTGTGGGTAATAAGAGGGAGAGAATGGGGTGAGATAGAGAGAGGTGAGTAGGGGAGGGTAGAGGGATGGGTGAGTGGGGTACAAAAGTGGGTGAAAGAGAGCAGAGAATGGCTGTGAGGTCAGAATGTGGGATGCGAAAAAGGTGAGTCGGTTGAGAGAGGGAGATGGGCTAGAGTGAGGATGAGAGATAATGTGGACGTGAGGGATACGAGTGTAAAAGAGTGGGGTAAAAAGAGTGGGTTGAGAGAGACAGAGGAGGAGAggtttggagagagagagagagtgggtGTTAGAGAGAAGGACGGGGAGAAATAGAAGGCTATGAGTGTATGATAATAAGCTGATATAGTGGTTGGGTTtggctgagagagagagatatagaaagagggagagagagagtggTGTATAAATGGAGGATGAGATAAAGAAAGAGGGGGATTAGACTGGGTTGGATTGTCGGGTGAGAGTGTTAGGGGAGAAGGGGTTACTGTTGTGAAAGCGTTAGTTCAGAGCATGAATACTGTAAGAGGTGAGGCTACAGTATAAGAAGAGAGTAGTATTAGAGTTTGAATGTAGTAAAAAAGAGAATggtgagaaaaagaaaaaggagaGAGATGGGTGCAATGAAAGTAAATACGATGAAAGAGAGGAGAGATAATGAATGTGGGTGAGAGCGAGCAGAAAGAAAGAGGAAAGTGGGTGTTAAGTGAGTACGTAATTCTACCGTCTGATTTTTAGTGGGGATTGGGGTTCatctcaaaatatcaaaaatacacCATTTTGCTTATGTATTAGGAATTATTATAAATCcaatgaattcaatgaaaaattaaaaaatacccCTGAAGTTGAAAATAACATTCTTTTGTGTAActgtttcttttatcttatGTCCTATAACGTattcctacaaagcttcattttatcataacgtcataaaagcacaTTTAGTTCTTGGGCAACCTGTTACAGCTGTATTAGGTTAGCAAAAACGCAAGCGAGCCTCATCACTTTACAAGTAATTCATTCTCACAATTTCCAGCAAGATAAGCATAGGCAGTGAGTAGtgtattgtacatatataccCCTCTTATTTTTATCAGCCtttgtcttaaaattaaatgattttaaaattttcaatgaagATAGATCTTCTGatatccagattttttttactactaGGGTCCTGTGCCCGTTGGTAGGAAAACTTCGTACATGcgtattatttgtttttaggGACAAAATTTTGTGAATGCCATCATTGTTAAGAAAGAAACTTTTCTATATAAAGTCAGTACAATGTATTAGTAAATTCTTGGGGCAATATCTTTTTTGGAAATCCAACAACATTGATTGAGTCACCACGATCAATGATTATACAGAAATCAAGACATTAGTGAAACTTAATAGTATGCTAATACACAAAATCTTCGTGTACAACTTAAGTTCTTGAAATAGGAAGATAAagcaaattcaaaaaaattatcagtgaGATAGAGGACAATCGAAGAGACAGACGGATAGATTTTTAACATAAAGTCCTATATCAGCGGTTGGGGTCGGGCTGCAGCAGAACCTGAACTATAGAAGGATTCTCATCATCAATAGATTTTCAATTTCTACAATCCGTTCACACATCTAAAATATCTGATGTTgctaaattaatatataacaaatagtATTGATTCTAAATGTCCATTTATTGTTCAAATTTCTGTTTAGATAGTTTTTCACTATTTAGTATTAAAAGTTAGCAAAGTCTTGTGCTCTTCATGGTAGTACAGCTCAAAGATCCATCGTAATTGCAACGACAGGGAAAACAAATATAGCATCCTCTATCAAAATGGAAATCACTGTTTCCATTGGTATGCCATTTCattaatttgtcattttctACACCCCTGGGCGCTGCAGGCCACAAGGACAACACTGAAGAGTACCAAAAGTTTCAGCATCTGTTAATAGAGTCGTAAACTTCACGATTTTTTGTGAAAGAGATGGGGCATCATTATTGACACTACATTactgatgaaatatttttaatcccGATAAAGAGTGGAAATTAATGACAGTGtccaatgaaaaacaaaaaaggatGATTTTCGAGTTACTTAATCAAAACCATCAAACAAATGAACCTAATAACGCGATAATCCTTCAAGTGACGGAGTAGGAAAGGAAGAAGATTTCAAGGACAATCCGGATCAAACTCCAATATCAGGCATTTTGGTTCAGTTGTTATTAATATTTGATTAAGACATGAATAAGTCTTGCTTTTGTTATCCTGAAAACTCTGAAGTAAAAAAGATTGTTAATGATCAATTGTATGTCTATTGAAAAATGTATTGTCAAGACTCAgacttcattttttaaatttattgcatGCCAGCAAGACGACAAGTGTAGTTTCATTTCGGGACCTGCAGTGAGTAGAATGAACCCCTCAAATCTTCTACtgtttagaaatatttatgaaattgatATAAACTTAGGATCTCTGAGTTCTTTAAATGTGTGTAACCTGTGTTCGCTTTTAGGAAAAAATACgcattataattatgaaaatttagtGATGAGTAACACCACTAGTACTGTGCATGACATTTTTACAAGGAAATTCTTTTCATGGATCTCGATTGCAATATCTATGAATGATCATTCCATGCTGTTACACAATCGTGAGTGAAAGTTATCAAAAACAAGGTACAAAAAAGAGAAGCAGCACAGTCAATCgaagatatttttcttttcaaacattACGTAAAGTGCGTGAGTATTATAGATGAGAGTATTCATTACAGCCGAGACTTTGACCCGCGCGTGCACGGGTtcacattgcatatgatatcggacatttacgaaatagatacatcgacactcCGTATTGtcgacatttacataaccaagctttaagcatTCAATAATGctacagtatttcactgaactCTGCTTAGAATAATCTGTGtttcgggacaggccttcaccacagttaaaatgcctcccattcATGTACACaggtaatgtagcaaaaaattgcagaactgctccgaaacgattttggagaaaattaatgaagtttcattgaaaaaaaacagtTATATCATGACttaaaacaaaccattttgaggctgttaatacttttcatctaaaaatttaattcatattgttGAAGagtttcaacactttttcaccaatgtATTTTACTCGTTTCAagtttacacaccatgttgacattagGAACTCTTGAGATTTTTCCTAGTAAACGCACTGTTCAgcgttatctcccgtattttctttgatgagcagaatatatagcagattttcaatgaaaatttacacgaaTTTGTTTTATCGTATTTAtccaaatgtgatattgtggaaacataaactaaataGCATCCCGTTATTAAGGTGAAATCAATGTAATCCAAAatatccagatgatttccggaattttttgagggattttcgttgattattaataagcggagcttgattgagaaaaaataaaaacaaattggtaatcttcatgTACCAATAATTTTTAcgtaaaacaaaagacagtactcttcctaATTAATCGGTATTTCgagtctttatttttttaatatacatgtagtagcataGATATATGCTATATTAAACTTTCGAATATATCCGAACAAATCAACTgggtaatgcaaacgtaaaagatggataatgatttttttaatattttggagTAAATCAAAGGGCCGTAAAAAGATATATTGCAGTGgcatcggaagcaaattgaaaaggGGGAATAGACTAATCATCagaaaatcttgacaagaaaaaaaaacttattctcaaaatcatgaaaaaccTAATCCGTTGGGGATAACTATgactcaaattttcaatatcactatttattttttaatctttttaaggtaaattagttgtttcctgcgagaaaaagtggggggttGAACTCTCCCAGATGCAATATTCCTAATGGtttgtctaactttgcaaaaaaaagtgtggggggggggggaggggggggtaagccccccccccccccggtcccGACGCCTATGTATTGTATGTGACCTTGTCATATATAACGCCACAGATTTATCGTTGATCGAACGCATATATTTACTGAATCTGTATATGTACATagtcatacaatgtatataccattaaagaaaaaaatatgacggTGCTAATTTGTGtgaataaaacatattcaacaatttgaacatttttcagttaGTTTAATTTGTTGTCAGTTAGCTAAGTCGACTTTGAAAGGATTCAATCTAAATTTTTCCAGTATGTTTTAATGTCAATACGACTTTCAGCAATCGAATTTTTGCTGGCCATCTAGAGGAAACATTAAttgaacaaatgtgttttattcTTTATGAACTTAAAATATATCATGTAGTATATGTTTGGCCAGCCCACGGatgtcttaaaaaaaatgtgacatgtacatgtaatagaagCATCTGTAAATGCAAGAGAAATTAAAGTCTTTACCTTTGCACAGAACATTCGAGAGATCCAATATTTGCATTCgtcgaaaaaaattaaatctgtgACGTAAACATTGATATCCGCACGATAAAGTAAAATCATACAATTGCGAgattaattatgttttatttgataacgcTAAAAGCTAAAATGTCGGTGAAATCTTTGTTAACAGTGTGGTAGATATATGTTGTATTGCATCTTGGAGATGAGTGTGCATTAACATACAAATAACGGCACAgaaattgacctctaaaagcaGCAGTGTTCGAATAAATCCATCGAAGGAAACTCTTGCACGAAACagcttgaaattaaaattactcATCCGAACTAGAAAAAACATAATGCTTATCGTTGTAGAGAATTTCAATTGATGTGAATTTTTtgtcatactacatgtatacccaGACTAATCGAACATGGGAGGTTAATCAAATTTCTCTCATCAAACTAATAGCAAACGTCAAGACACAAGGCAAAGAGTAGCAAGGCTTCTAGAAATCCCCAGTGTCGATCTTACGGTCAGATATCAATATCCAAGTGCGcgataagaaaattaaaacggCACTGAAGAGTCACTCAGAGAGCCAATGTGCAAGGAGAGACAACAATATATTACTAATAGACTGCTTACGGCAAAAACACACGAGAGAAGAACATTAAGCCAAAGTCATGTTCAATATAATGGCTTATACTTGTTTATTAGTTGCTCCCTCAGAAATAACAtctgtttttataaaatatcacgATGTACACGGAAAACTACTATAGTTTATTTTGGTCCATCAAATATAAGTGTCTATGAACGGAACAGAAAACCACCTAATTTTTGATATTTGGTCTCTGTACTTTAaggtcattcaaattttaactcGTCGTGATTTGACCAAAACCTCAGTTCAAGATTTCCATTAATTCTCTTCAATTCTACAAATCAAATCTAGGATTGTTTGTAAGAAAAATTCGCATTTAATATCTAactttcaaacattttatttcaaccaTACTTTGtagaaataccggtagtttTTGTTGTTACGACGCTTACGTCTAATAAATGTGAAGAAATACCAAAAGAGTACTTTTAATTTTACgtgacctacatgtatattataaactTATCTCTCATGTAACATTCTGAAAAGATCATATAGCGGTAATTTCTTTGTGAACAAATTGAAAAGAATTGTCAGACCtatatgtttattaatattttaagcacatttttattatgattaatgttattacatgtatctaatataTGCCTACATTTGCCTGTGTttattttacatacaaaaattgTCCTGTCCCGATTGGCaatttgaatatataatttAACACGAACATAAAAACTGTAATAAACAAACAATCCCAAatgaatatcatatttataaacattgcaTCAAAATGACATGTTCATTCGTACAGTGCTTCATTCTTCTAGAGCCCAACAACATAACATAAAATGACCTTAGTTATCCTTAAATAATTATGAGCAAGTGCCTTAACCAAAAGGCAATTACCCTATTATATGCCCTACCTCAAAGTCAATTACCTTCTCCTAGGGACGAAAATCCTTAGAACaggatttaaaataaaattttaattattaaccATCGCGCAGATgacattttggtttgtttattACAACATTAGAGTCTAAAAAGATAAGTACTGTAGGATATCATTAACTgttgaaaaacataaaatctgactaaaaataaataatatacatatgACGTATACTTAATGACCTGaaggcatgttcacgaagcttTTAAAGGTGTGTGCATAAGTTTGTCTTAGGATAAATCTTAGATTTAGGTAAATTCTAGAAGCTGTAATTGTCTTAACGCAACAATCAAAATAAGAGGAGCTTGTGaaggtttgattttaattagactGTGCGCCCGCGAAGTTAATCGacgaagatatatatatatatatatatatatatatatatatatatatatatatatatatatatatatatatatataaagttgaATTCAGTTAATTTccgtttgttttatttgtttgtgtaAATAGTTGTAATTTTGGACTAAGTTGTGTTCCATATTTCCAATCGAGAGTGTTCGGTTTTAGGGCTATTTTTATCCTTAAACCAGTTGTGTCAATGGTGAAACGTAAGTTCAAGGCTTAGCGTAGCATATGTGGGGCAGAACTGGGACTGAGAAGCATTATTGGAGCAGCGCGTGACGCAAGTAGGACGCACGGGAGGTCGTGTTTGATGAACGCTATGGTCAGGAGGCCCTGGCTGGATAGTCTTCCAATGAGAGACCTTCGAGTTCGGGACTGGAGACGGGACATTTTGTTTACGTGTTTTGTGTACTATGGACAATTTTATGGTGACTTTCAATTCTATTTGAGGATTAAATGATATATCAGATAACGTAGTGGTAAAAGTCGACTGTTCAATTACATATAACATTTCAATTTACCTCTCCTGTGAAATTACATATAACAGTATTGGTGTAATATCTTGGTAATTACAGGAATAAATCACCAGAACACGTGGGAATCAAATACACATGTTTATCTAGAAAGTTCAACAACACAATTATGGCAATCTCGATCCCGAGGTAAATTCGCAAACACTACACTCCTcccttttaaaatcttaaattctttcttgaatttaaacaaatgatccAAGTACACCAAAATAACAGATTTGATTTAACCTTTAACACGAAGATTAACAAACAAAACTTTCAACATAAGAAACGTCCAAATGTCACAAAGTAAGTCAGATTTCCTCAATGAGCCTACGGACGGGTTTGCGTTCACGCACGGGCCGTGGTGAGGGTATGCTCATTGACTGGTTCGCCGCCCTGGATGACATCACTCGACTGGTGGTAGACGGTGTCTTCGACGTTTGACTAGATGGTGGGGAACTTCCTGCTTCCTTGGAAGGTTCTGCATTCGGGAGATCCACTTCCTCTGGTAGATCCACTGTAGGTCTTGTCGGCTCCTTCAAGGAAAAGTCGCTCAGGGGCGGCAACGCTTGTGGAAGTTTAGCATTGCACGCTAGCAAGTGGTCAAGGTGACAAAATCTTTTGCGATTTCCGACTTGGACTAGGTAAGTAAGTGGACCACAAACTTTGTTTACTGTTCCAGGTAGCCACTTCCATTTCCCAGGCTGAATTGTAGTCTTCACTTGCACTTGGTCTCCTTCTTCAAACTGTCTGACCTTCACCTTGCCTCGATCATGAAAGTCTTTCATCCGCTGCTGACTTTTCTCAACACTCTTCCCGATGTCAGGCTTCACCAGTGTGAGACGCGTTCTAAGTTGCCTCTTCAGAAATAGCTCAGAGGGTGACACACCAGTAGTTGTGTGGGGAGTAACTCTATACTTTAATAGGAAGTTCGCTAATCGATGCTCTAGCGATTGTTGTCGTCCCTCAACATCTTTGCTTTTCAGGGCCTTCTTCACTATCTGTACTCCTCGCTCAGCAAATCCATTGGATTGCGGGTGGTACGGTGGAACGAGGGTATGTTTTATACCATTTTGACGTGTAAAGTCACGAAATTCATGGGACGTGAACTGTGGTCCATTGTCACTCACTATCTCCTCTGGTAATCCGGTTGACGCAAACAGCATCCGAAGTTTGTCAATCGTGTTAGCACTGGTGGTTGATCTCACTGGAATGACTTCCAACCACTTTGAATAACTGTCATTGACAATAAGTAGAGATTGTCCCTTATACTCTGCATAATCAATATGGATGCGTTGAAATGGTCTGGTTGCCCAAATCCATGGGTGTAATGAGGCAGACTGGGGACTGTTCCTGACGGACATACATGACGGACATGCCTGCACTGTCTCCTCAATGTTTCTGTCCAAGTTTGGCCACCATACATATCCTCGTGCAAGAGCCTTCATCCTGCACATACCAAGGTGCTCTTCATGAAGCTCCTCCATGATTCGTTTACGCAGTGCCATAGGAATTACCACTCGGATTCCCCAAAGGATAATCCCTTGTTCTATACTCAAACTGCTCCTGCGCTCAAAGAAAGGTTGAAGTTCTGGATCGTTAACCTGACTTGGCCAGCCGTTCAAGGTAAGTTCAAATACCCGGGCTAAAAGAGGATCCACCTTTGTTGCACGAGCAATGTCTGTGTTACATATGGGTAGCTCTGTGTTGTCCAGCCCTGTGCAGTAGACATCCTCATATTCTTCTGTACTGAGATTCCCCTCTACTGGCAATCTGGATAGTGAATCACAATTTCCATGTTCCTGAGATGGACGATATACAATCTGATATTGATATCCTGAGAGAATTAGTGCCCATCTCTGCATCCTGGCTGCCGCTAAGGTAGGTATACCATTTTTGGGTCCAAAGATAGTTACCAATGGTTTGTGGTCTGTGATGAGGGTAAAAGTTCTGCCGTACAGATACTTGTGGAATTTCTTCACACCAAAGATCAATGACAATGCTTCTTTCTCCACTTGAGCATAGTTCCTCTCGCTGGAACTTAAAGTACGAGAAGCAAAGGCGATTGGCCTCTCCGAGCCATCCTCCATCAAATGCGAGACTACAGCTCCCACTCCATATGCTGATGAGTCGCAAGCTAACCGCAGGGGTTTTTTCATGTCGTAGAATACCAGTAACTTGCGCTTTGTAATCATCTGCTTGCTTGCTTCAAAGCTGCTTTCACATTCATCTGTCCACGTCCACTGCTCTCCCTTTTTCAACAGGTGATGTAACGGATGCAATGCAGTACTCAGATTCTGCAGAAATGAACCATAGTAATTCAGCAAACCCAGGTAAGCCTTTAGTTCTTTCACATTTGTTGGTCTAGGAGCATCACGAATTGCAGCAATCTTCTCATCTGTGGGATGTATCCCGTGTTTGTCCACCATGAATCCCATGTACACGACCTGATCCGCCATGAAGATGCACTTGTCCTGCCGCAGTGTCATGTTGTACTGGCGCAAGCGATGAAATACCTCCTTAACAGTCTTAAAATGGGTTTCATCATCAGGGGCTGTGATCAAAATGTCATCAATTCGACACACTACTTGTGGTAGTCCTGACAGGATCTTGTCCATGATTGCCTGTAATATGGCGCTAGCGGAGCTTACTCCATACGCAAGTCTTCGGTAGCGAAATAGTCCATGATGCGTGTTTATTGTAAGGTACTCCTCTGAGTCACTCTCCAGCTCCACCTGTGAGTATGCCTGTCTTAAGTCCAGTTTTGTGAACTTCTGACCTCCTGCAAGGGACGCAAACATGTCATCAGTGTTTGGTAGAGGGTACTGCTCTTCACTGATCACTCGGTTGACAGTCACTTTGTAATCTCCACATAAACGCACGGACTTGTCCGCCTTTGGCACAACGACAATGGGGGCAGCCCATTCACTGTGTTTGACTGGATAGATAACTCCTTTCTCCTGTAGTTTCTTGAGCTCTCCTTCAACTTTGTCTCTTAAAGCATAAGGCACAGGTCTTGCCTTGCAAAATATTGGTGAACATTCCTCCTTCAGTTTTATGCTTGCTTTGAAATGCTTGATTGGATTTTGGTTCTCCTCAAACAGATCAGCATACTCCTTTGTCAAGTGTTCAATTCTGTCCTTCGTCACCATGAAAATTTCCTTCCAGTCAATCTGAATTTTTGATAACCAGTCTCTTCCCAGCAAGCACGGCTGACTCCCTTTTATGACTAGCACAGACATATTCGTCAGATGCTGCTCTCCATATACAACAGTCACACTACATTCACCAAGAATGGGAATGATCTCCTTCGTGTACGATCTTAGCACGATTGTCGATTTCTTTAGCTTACAGCCGGTAAGCATTTTCTGATAAGTGTGTTCATTCATGATTGTACGAGCACTCCCTGTATCTAACTGAAATTGCACTATTGACCCGTTGATACTTAGTCCAATTGAGTAGCTCTTGTCTTTGTCGACCTCGCTTGTGCTGTGTACGGAATAAATTGACAGATCCTCCTCCTCATCACTGTCCTGTACATAATGGGTAGTCTTATCTTGTTTCAAATAAACTTTTCCCTGGACTTTACAATGTTTAGCTATGTGTCCAGGTTTCCCACATTTGTAGCATTTAATAGAGTTTCTGTGTTTACCAGCATCCAAATAGTGCTTCTCTCCACCGCGATATCCTGGCTTCTTAGGTCCTGCTGATGTCGGTTTTCCTCTCTGTCCAGGTTTCGAATTC
This region includes:
- the LOC105342410 gene encoding uncharacterized protein K02A2.6; this encodes MTNIGKLGDFQEGKESFVNYAERMEQFFVANEVKDEKKVAVLLSVIGPATYGILKNLLQPQLPKNTSFENIVGALKNYYMPKPLVISERFKFNKRNQKEGETVNEYVCELKKLSADCEFGDFLKEALRDRLVCGLKSEAIQKKLLSEAKLDFDGAVRIATAMEIADKDTQSFAGNTESVHFMNSKPGQRGKPTSAGPKKPGYRGGEKHYLDAGKHRNSIKCYKCGKPGHIAKHCKVQGKVYLKQDKTTHYVQDSDEEEDLSIYSVHSTSEVDKDKSYSIGLSINGSIVQFQLDTGSARTIMNEHTYQKMLTGCKLKKSTIVLRSYTKEIIPILGECSVTVVYGEQHLTNMSVLVIKGSQPCLLGRDWLSKIQIDWKEIFMVTKDRIEHLTKEYADLFEENQNPIKHFKASIKLKEECSPIFCKARPVPYALRDKVEGELKKLQEKGVIYPVKHSEWAAPIVVVPKADKSVRLCGDYKVTVNRVISEEQYPLPNTDDMFASLAGGQKFTKLDLRQAYSQVELESDSEEYLTINTHHGLFRYRRLAYGVSSASAILQAIMDKILSGLPQVVCRIDDILITAPDDETHFKTVKEVFHRLRQYNMTLRQDKCIFMADQVVYMGFMVDKHGIHPTDEKIAAIRDAPRPTNVKELKAYLGLLNYYGSFLQNLSTALHPLHHLLKKGEQWTWTDECESSFEASKQMITKRKLLVFYDMKKPLRLACDSSAYGVGAVVSHLMEDGSERPIAFASRTLSSSERNYAQVEKEALSLIFGVKKFHKYLYGRTFTLITDHKPLVTIFGPKNGIPTLAAARMQRWALILSGYQYQIVYRPSQEHGNCDSLSRLPVEGNLSTEEYEDVYCTGLDNTELPICNTDIARATKVDPLLARVFELTLNGWPSQVNDPELQPFFERRSSLSIEQGIILWGIRVVIPMALRKRIMEELHEEHLGMCRMKALARGYVWWPNLDRNIEETVQACPSCMSVRNSPQSASLHPWIWATRPFQRIHIDYAEYKGQSLLIVNDSYSKWLEVIPVRSTTSANTIDKLRMLFASTGLPEEIVSDNGPQFTSHEFRDFTRQNGIKHTLVPPYHPQSNGFAERGVQIVKKALKSKDVEGRQQSLEHRLANFLLKYRVTPHTTTGVSPSELFLKRQLRTRLTLVKPDIGKSVEKSQQRMKDFHDRGKVKVRQFEEGDQVQVKTTIQPGKWKWLPGTVNKVCGPLTYLVQVGNRKRFCHLDHLLACNAKLPQALPPLSDFSLKEPTRPTVDLPEEVDLPNAEPSKEAGSSPPSSQTSKTPSTTSRVMSSRAANQSMSIPSPRPVRERKPVRRLIEEI